A genome region from Piliocolobus tephrosceles isolate RC106 chromosome 8, ASM277652v3, whole genome shotgun sequence includes the following:
- the ZNF804B gene encoding zinc finger protein 804B, with translation MACYLVISSRHLSNGHYRGIKGVFRGPLCKNGSPSPDFAEKEKSTAKALEDVKANFYCELCDKQYHKHQEFDNHINSYDHAHKQRLKELKQREFARNVASKSWKDEKKQEKALKRLHQLAELRQQSECVSGNGPAYKAPKVAIEKQLQQGIFPVKNGRKVSCMKSALLLKGKNLPRIISDKQRSTVPNRHQLQSDRRCLFGNRVPQTSSDLSNANHRTGVSFSFSKKVHLKLESSASVFSENTEETHDCNKSPIYKTKQIADKCKCCRFANKDAHLTKEKEVNISPSHLESVLHNTISINSKILQDNNNSIDETLEDSIGIHASFSKSNIHLSDVDFTPSSREKETRNTLKNTLENCVNHPCQANASFSPPNIYNHSDARILECLDEFSSAEPSEQKSTVHLNPNSTIENREKSLDKTERVSKNVQRLVREACTHNVASKPLPFLHVQSKDGHTTLQWPTELLLFTKTEPCISYGCNPLYFDFKLSRNTKEDHNPEDLKIELGKKPLEVKTKRESQVSGLIEDQQKLIQEDNQYLKPKMMIANPDWEKFQRKYNLDYSDSEPNKSEYAFSANDLEMKNPEVPLYLNTSLKDYAGKNNSENELKEASGAHWQGCRKVVLNDTDEDLSCPSYISRTKKNKLIPCNPHLEFEDERQFNCKSSPHTVGGNSDHGKDFSVILKSNHISMTNKVSGCGNRRYKRCSPKSSLSRYSCSSDTSPSSMSSLRSTCSSHRFNGNSRSNFLCFYKREHHSVERHKWKCLKHNCLYLSDEIAKSSQMQSEPQKERNCKLWESFKNEKYSKCRYCHCRERQKLGKNQQQFSGLKSTRIICCDSNSQISCTGSSKKPPNCQGTQHDRLDSYSREKIYYLNKSKRNQESLGSPHICDLGKVRPMKYNSGNISCLLKNCSSGPSETTESNITEGERTPLTAKSLLERVQAKKCQEQSSNVEVSSNSCKNELEAPSQHPCTIQLVPSGCNKQALPLSEKIQYASESRNDQDSAIPRTTEKDKSKSSQTNNFTILADTDCDNHLSKGIIHLVTESQSLNIKMNPTTKEQSKPLISEIQPFIQSCDPVPNEFPGAFPSNRYTGVTDSTETKEDQINLDLQDVSMHINHVEGNINSYYDRTMQKPDKVKDELDVCHKSLSPPLIQQPITFSPDEIDKYKILQLQAQQHMQKQLLSKHLRVLPAAGPTAFSPASTVQTVPVHQHTSITTIHHTFLQHFAVSASLSSHNSHLPIAHLHPLSQAHFTPISFSTLTPTIIPAHPTFLAGHPLHLVAATPFHPSHITLQPLPPTAFIPTLFGPHLNPATTSIIHLNPLIQPVFQGQDFCHHSCSSQMQQLNEVKEALNVSTHLN, from the coding sequence TGTTTCTGGAAATGGACCAGCATACAAAGCCCCCAAGGTAGCCATAGAAAAGCAACTCCAGCAAGGAATTTTCCCTGTTAAGAATGGCAGAAAGGTATCATGCATGAAGAGTGCTCTTCTCCTTAAAGGAAAAAATCTCCCCAGAATCATTTCCGATAAACAGCGGTCCACCGTGCCAAATCGACACCAATTACAATCAGACAGGCGTTGTTTGTTTGGAAATCGGGTACCTCAAACATCTTCAGATCTCAGCAATGCAAATCACAGAACAGgagtatcattttctttttccaaaaaagtGCACCTAAAATTAGAATCTTCAGCATCAGTTTTCAGTGAGAACACAGAAGAAACTCACGATTGTAACAAGTCAcccatttataaaacaaaacaaattgcaGATAAATGCAAGTGCTGCAGGTTTGCAAATAAAGATGCACACCTTACCAAGGAAAAAGAGGTAAACATCTCACCAAGCCATCTGGAAAGTGTTTTACACAATACCATCTCCATAAACTCTAAAATTTTGCAGGACAATAACAACTCTATTGATGAGACGCTAGAAGATTCAATTGGCATTCATGCTTCATTCTCTAAATCTAACATTCATCTTTCAGATGTAGATTTTACTCCTTccagcagagaaaaagaaactagaaatacATTGAAGAACACTTTAGAAAACTGTGTGAATCACCCATGCCAAGCAAATGCTTCCTTCAGCCCACCAAACATTTACAACCATAGTGATGCCAGGATACTTGAATGCCTGGATGAGTTTTCATCAGCAGAGCCAAGTGAACAAAAGAGTACAGTGCATCTGAATCCAAATTCCACaatagagaacagagaaaaatctTTAGATAAAACAGAAAGAGTTAGCAAAAATGTTCAAAGACTTGTAAGAGAAGCATGTACCCATAATGTGGCATCTAAACCACTACCTTTTCTCCACGTTCAAAGCAAGGATGGCCACACCACTCTTCAATGGCCTACGGAACTTCtactatttacaaaaacagaaccCTGTATCTCTTATGGCTGCAACCCactatattttgattttaagcTTTCTCGGAACACAAAGGAAGACCACAATCCAGAGGACTTAAAAATAGAATTGGGTAAGAAGCCCTTGGAAGTGAAGACTAAAAGAGAGAGCCAAGTCTCAGGTTTAATCGAAGACCAACAAAAATTGATCCAAGAAGATAATCAATATCTGAAACCAAAGATGATGATAGCTAATCCGGATTGGGAAAAATTCCAGAGGAAATATAATTTGGACTACAGTGATTCTGAGCCAAATAAGAGTGAATATGCTTTTAGTGCAAAtgatttggaaatgaaaaatccTGAAGTGCCTCTTTACCTCAATACATCTCTAAAGGATTATGCTGGAAAGAATAATAGTGAGAACGAACTTAAGGAAGCTTCAGGGGCCCATTGGCAAGGCTGCAGAAAGGTAGTTCTAAATGATACAGATGAGGATCTATCTTGTCCTTCCTACATCTCTAGGactaaaaagaataaattgattCCCTGCAATCCTCATTTGGAATTTGAAGATGAAAGACAATTCAACTGCAAGTCCAGTCCTCATACAGTAGGGGGTAACAGTGACCATGGGAAAGACTTCAGTGTAATTTTAAAGAGTAACCACATCAGCATGACCAACAAGGTTTCTGGATGTGGAAATCGAAGATACAAGAGATGCTCTCCAAAGTCATCTTTGAGTAGATATTCTTGCTCTTCGGACACATCCCCTAGCAGCATGTCTAGCTTGAGAAGTACTTGCTCAAGTCATAGATTCAATGGTAATAGCAGAAGTAattttctctgcttctataaAAGAGAACACCACTCAGTTGAAAGGCACAAATGGAAATGTCTGAAGCACAACTGCCTCTACTTGTCTGATGAAATAGCAAAGAGCAGTCAAATGCAGTCTGAACCACAGAAAGAGAGGAACTGCAAATTGTgggaatcatttaaaaatgaaaaatactcaaaatgTAGATATTGTCACTGtagagaaagacaaaaactgggcaaaaatcAACAACAATTTTCAGGGCTAAAATCTACGAGAATTATCTGTTGTGATTCTAACTCACAGATTTCCTGTACTGGAAGCAGTAAAAAACCACCTAATTGCCAGGGAACTCAGCACGATAGATTGGATTCTTACTCAAGGGAGAAAATTTATTACTTGAATAAAAGCAAGAGAAATCAAGAGTCTTTGGGCAGCCCTCACATTTGTGATCTGGGAAAAGTCAGGCCCATGAAGTATAACTCCGGGAATATCAGCTGCCTTCTAAAGAACTGTTCCAGTGGCCCTTCAGAAACTACAGAATCGAACATTACAGAAGGAGAGAGGACCCCTCTGACAGCAAAAAGCCTTTTAGAAAGAGTGCAAGCCAAGAAATGTCAGGAACAATCAAGTAATGTTGAGGTCTCTTCAAACAGTTGTAAAAATGAATTAGAGGCTCCTTCGCAACACCCATGCACAATTCAACTTGTACCGTCAGGCTGTAACAAACAAGCATTGCCTTTGTCTGAAAAAATACAGTATGCAAGTGAGAGCAGAAATGATCAAGACAGTGCAATTCCAAGGACTacagagaaagacaaaagcaaaagctcacagacaaataattttacaattttagcAGACACTGATTGTGATAACCATCTCTCTAAAGGTATAATTCACCTAGTAACAGAGTCTCAGTcactaaacataaaaatgaatccaacaacaaaagaacaatcAAAACCTTTAATTAGTGAAATCCAACCTTTTATTCAAAGCTGTGACCCAGTACCAAATGAATTCCCTGGTGCTTTTCCATCTAATAGATATACTGGTGTTACTGATTCAACAGAGACCAAAGAAGACCAAATAAATCTAGACTTACAGGATGTAAGCATGCATATAAATCATGTAGAGGGAAATATAAACTCTTACTATGACAGAACTATGCAGAAGCCTGACAAAGTCAAAGACGAATTAGACGTGTGTCATaaatctctctctccccctttaaTTCAACAACCCATAACATTTTCTCCTGACGAAATAGATAAATATAAGATCCTACAGCTACAAGCCCAGCAGCATATGCAGAAGCAACTCCTGTCAAAGCATCTTCGAGTTTTGCCTGCTGCAGGACCTACTGCCTTCTCTCCGGCCTCAACCGTACAGACAGTTCCAGTTCACCAGCACACTTCTATCACTACCATCCACCACACGTTCCTGCAGCATTTTGCTGTTTCTGCTTCCTTAAGTTCTCATAACAGTCATCTCCCTATTGCTCATCTACATCCTCTTTCACAGGCACATTTCACTCCTATTTCATTTTCGACTCTGACTCCAACCATTATCCCTGCACACCCCACTTTCTTAGCAGGTCATCCCCTGCATTTAGTAGCTGCTACCCCCTTCCACCCATCTCACATAACACTTCAGCCCCTGCCCCCTACAGCATTTATTCCTACATTGTTTGGCCCTCACTTAAATCCAGCCACAACTTCTATCATCCACTTGAATCCTTTAATCCAACCAGTATTCCAAGGTCAAGATTTTTGCCATCATTCTTGCTCTAGCCAGATGCAACAGTTAAATGAAGTGAAAGAGGCCTTAAATGTGTCCACACACTTGAACTAG